GGATGCAGAGTTCACCGCCCAGATCGAACAGCTGGTGCTGCACGGTGGTCAGCAGCTCGGCGATCGGGGTCGGGACACCGGGGGCCGCCAGCAGCACCCCAATGGCCGAATTGGCTTCGTCCACGGTGCCGTAGGCGTTGACGCGCAAGGCATCCTTGCCGGTACGGCTGCCATCGCCCAGCCCGGTGCTGCCATCGTCGCCGGTGCGCGTATAGATACGAGAAAGACGGTTGCCCATGATCTCAGCCGGCGTGGGTCTGGCGCGGTGGAGCAATCACGCGCTCGGCCACGACCTGGACAAGTGCCGCCGCAGCCACGTACAGCGCAGCGCTGCGCAGGTACGGGCCGAGCCAGTCGGTGTAGTTCTTGAACCAGCCGGCCAGAGTAGGTTCGCTCACGCTGGCGCTGATCCAGTAGAAACTGCCCTGGGCGATCAGCTGGCACAGCGCCACGGCGATCAGCAGAGTGGCAACCAGCCAGGCCAACGCGCTCCACTGCGCACCGTGGTAATGCCGACGCAGCCAGACGCCGCCGGCCCACAGCGCGAAATAGGCCGGGATCAGGCACCAGTACGCTGGCGACACGCAGTAGTGCTGCCAGAAGCTCATGCCCTGGCCGGTGATGACCAGCCAGTCCACCGCGACCGCCAGCCCCATCAATAGCGGGAATGCCAGCCGGGTGCGCGCCGCCAGATGGAATCCGCCGATGAAGAACACCGCCCACGACGCATCCGGCACCGGGGCGAAATGGTTGATCCGCGTGGCCGCCATCAGCACGGCCAGCAGGCTCAGGATCCAGGTGTCGTGCGAGCGAGGCGTCATGTGCGAGAAGGGCCGGGTTGCAGATCGTGGAGTGTAGCGTGGAAGCCGACGTGCCCGCGCCGCGGTCTGGCCCGCGCCGGGCTGGGCAGCGGGCTGGGCGGGCGCAAGACCGGCACCGACTGCGGCGACGCGCGCACCGGCGGACGCGGCAAGATGTCCCACGCAGCGGCGCCATCGGGCCAGGGGCGAGGGCTTATCATGGCCGGATGACACATCCACATGACGTTCTGATCGTTGGCGGCGGCCTGGTCGGCTCCAGCCTGGCGATCGCACTGGACCGCCTTGGCCTGGATGTCGGGCTGGTCGAAGCCACCCCGGCCGGCACGCCGCCGGCGGTGTTCGACCAACGCAACCTGAGCTTTGCCGCGGCCACCGTCAACGCGCTCGGCGTGCTGGGGGTGATGGCCAAGCTGCGTGGCCCGCCCGGCCCGATCCGGCGCATCCATGTCAGCCGCGCCGGCGATTTCGGCCGCGTGCGGCTGGACGCCGCCGACTATGGCCGCGACAGCTTCGGCCAGGTGGTGGTGGCGCGCGACTTCGGCGACGCCTTGCAGGCACGCCTGGACGAAACCACCGGCGTGCGCCGCTACCGCCCGGCGCGCTGCATCGGCGTGGAGCCGGTACAGGACGGCATGCGCGCGGTACGCCTGGCAACCGCCGATGGCGAACAGCGCGTCCTGGCCAGGCTGGTGGTCGGCGCCGACGGCAGCCACAGCGCGGTGCGCGAGCTGCTGCACATCGGTAGCGACGCGCAGGATTTCCTGCAGACCCTGTTCGTGGCGCGCGTGCGCGCCTCCCGGCCGCCGGACGGCACCGCCTGGGAGCGCTTTGGCGAACATGGGCCCACCGCCCTGTTGCCGCGGGGCGACCGCCATTACGGCGCCATCCACTGCGTGGCGCGTGCCGAGGCCGAGGCGGTGGCCGCGCTCGACGACGCCGGCTGGCTGGCACGGTTGCAGCGCGCTGCCGGCTGGCGCGCCGGGCGCTTTGTCGCCACTGGCGAACGCAGCGCGTATCCCTTGGTGCAGGTACTGGCGAACGATTTGATCGCCGAACGCGTGGTGCTGCTGGGCAATGCGGCGCAGACGCTGCACCCCATCGGCGCGCAAGGGTTCAACCTGGGCCTGCGCGACGCGCTGACGCTGGCCGAACTGATCGAGCGCGACCGCAGCGATGCCGGCGCCAGTGCCTTGCTGACCGCGTATCTGGCGCGCCGTCGCGTGGATCGCGAACAGACCATCGCGTTCTCCAGTGGCCTGGCACGCCTGACCGGCAACCCGGCGCCGTTGTTGCGGCCGTTGCGCAGCCTGGGGTTGCTGGCGACCTCGCAGGCCGCGCCGCTGCAGTCGATGCTGGTCGGCGGGGCGATGGGCTTCCGCGGCGAAGTGCCGCAACTGTGCCGGGGGATCGCATGAGCCGGCGCCCTGCACGCGATGCGGTGATCGTCGGCGGCGGCGTGGTCGGTGCGGCCTGCGCGTTGGCACTGGCCGATGCCGGCTTGCAGGTGGCGCTGGTGGAAGGGCGCGAGCCGGCACGCTGGCAGGCCGAGCAGCCCGATCTGCGAGTCTATGCATTCGCGGCCGACAACGCCGCGTTGCTGGATGGTCTTGGCGTATGGAGCGCAGTACGCGCAGCGCGCGCGCAGCCGTATCGGCGCATGCGGGTGTGGGATGCCGGCGGTGGCGGCGAGCTGGGGTTCGATGCCGACACGCTGGGACGCGAACAGCTGGGCTGGATCGTCGAACACGCGCTGCTGGTGGACCGCCTGTGGGCCGCCGTGCACATGGCGGGAATCGATGTGCACTGCCCGGCGCGGGTCGTCGAACTGGAGCAGGACGCCGGCAGCGTGCGGCTGCGCCTGGACGATGGCAGCCGGCTGGAAGCGGCGATCGCCATCGCCGCCGACGGCGCATCGTCCACGCTGCGCGAGTTGACCGGGTTTGCGGTCTCGCGGCACGCCTACGCGCAACGCGGTGTGGTTGCTTTCGTGGAAACCGGGCAGCCGCACCAGTCCACTGCCTGGCAGCGCTTTCTGACCACCGGGCCGCTGGCATTCCTGCCGTTTGTCGATGGCCGTAGCTCGATCGTGTGGACCCTGCCCGATGCCGAGGCCGAGCGCGTGCTCGCACTGGACGATCTGGCGTTCTCGCGCGAACTCACCCAGGCCTTCGGCAAGCGCCTTGGCGAGGTGCGCGTGGTCTCTGCACGCGCTGCATTCCCGCTGCAGCGGCAGTTGGTGGAGCGCTACGTCAGTGGCCGTGTGCTGACCCTGGGCGATGCCGCGCATGTGGTGCATCCCCTGGCCGGCCAGGGTGTCAACCTGGGCCTGCGCGACGTCAATGCGTTGCGCGATGCAGTGCGGGCAGCGCTCGCCAAACGTGCCGACTGGGCAGCGCCGCACCGCCTGCAGCGCTGGGCGCGCACCCGGCGTAGCGAGAACACCGTTGCCGCCTATGGCTTCGATGCAATCAATAGCGTGTTTTCCAACGATGACATGCACCTGACCCTGCTGCGCGGGTCCGTGCTCGGGCTGGCCGGCAGGCTTCCGCCGCTGGTGGAGCTGTTGTGGAAGCGCGCCTCCGGTAGCGCGTAACCGAGCCCACGGTTGCCGGCTGTGCGCGCGGAGCGTGCGGGCGCGTTTTTCTATGTCTAAAAACTTATAGCGAAGGCAGCATCTTCCATACGACGGATGCTGCCGGCCTAGCTACAGTCGATGCATGACCTCGCTTACGCATCCGCCCAAGCCCACCGTGCTGCTGCTTTGTGGCCTGCTCTGCGATGCCACCATCTGGCAGCCGCAGCATGAAGGGCTGGGTGATCTGGCCGACGTGCAGGTGCTGGATTTCGCCGGTTTCGACAACATCGCGCAGATGGCCGCCCATGCACTGGCTCTTGCGCCGCCGCGGTTCGCGCTGGCCGGGCATTCGATGGGGGGGCGGGTCGCGTTGGACATCATGCGCCAGGCGCCCGAGCGGGTCACCCAGCTGGCCCTGCTCGACACCGGTACCGCGCCGCGCCGCGAGGGCGAACGCGAGGAGCGCCAGGCACTGGTGGACCTGGCCCAGACCCAGGGCATGCAGGCGCTTGCGCTGACCTGGCTGCCGCCGATGCTGCACCCGGCGCGCATTGCCGATACCAGCCTCATGGAACGCCTGGTTGCGATGGTGCGGCGGCAAAGCGCGCAGAGCTTCGCCGGCCAGGTCACCGCCTTGCTGGAGCGTCCGGATGCCGTGCCGGTGCTGGCGCAGATCCGCTGCCCCACCTTGCTGGGCGTTGGACGCCAGGATGCCTGGAGCCCGTTGGCAAGGCATCAGGACATGGCGCGGCAGATTCCGGGCGCCCGCCTGGTGGTGTTCGAAGACAGCGGGCATATGGCGCCGGTGGAGGCACCGGTCGCGGTGACTGCAGCGTTGCGCGACTGGTTGCAGGCCGCGTAAGCGGTGTCGCGCCTGGCCCCGCATCAAGGCTGTGGCCTCGCCATCAACGTTGCGCGGTGTGTGACACATTCAAGGAGGCTGCATGCACGACGACACATCGATCATCATTGCCTGCGAGCAGCTGATCCGGCGGTTCGCGCTCTACAACGATCGGCATGACCACGACGGTCTTGCGGCTTTGTTCACGGTCGATGGCGTGTTCGCGCGCCCCAGCGCACCCGATGCGCCGGTGCACGGGCGCGAGGCAATCCTGCAGGCGTTTCGCGCGCGTCCACCGCGCACCACCTGCCACCTGATGCTCAATACCCTGGTCACCATCCAATCGCCGACGCTGGCGCACGCGCACAGCAACGTGCTGCTTTACACCGCCGGCGAAACCTCTGCGGCGCCGCCATGGGCCGCGCAGTCGCCGGCCCTGCTTGGCAGTTTCGATGATGTGCTGGTTTTCGATGAGGAGCGCTGGCTGTTCAAGCAGCGGCTTGGATCGTTGCTGCTGCAGATCGGCACCTGAGCCGACACCGATAGATCGCACCAAGCGGTGCAGCCGTTTGGCATGCAGCGTTGTCGTCCCGCTTTCTCCCCCACGCCGCGCCCGCTGTCATCCATCCTTCCGCATTGGAGAGTCGCCTAGTGGAATGCGTCCGTTTATCCGCTCATTGTCGTTCGGTGTTGCTGCGCGCGGTGTCGCGTCGGCAACGGTCGTGGATCGTCTGCGCCACGCTCGCCGCGATGTTGCCAGGCACGGCAATGGCGCAGGCCGTGCCGGAAACGGTGGCGCCGCCGCAAGGCATCAACGTAGGGGGCACCAGTTTCATGGACGGGTTTGGATCGTTGACGCCTGGCTGGACCGTCGTCGCATATCCGCGCCACTACAATTTCAACGCGATCAAGGACGCCAGCGGCAACGATTCGCCTGCGTTCCGCGATCCGAACGTCGACGTCAGCGTGCTGCTGACGCAGCTGATCTATGTCACGCCCTATACCTGGAAAAGCGCGTCGTTGAGCTTCAATGCCATCGTGCCGCTGGTCAACTACGACACCTCCTTCGCCGCCGACAGTCCCGTGCGGCTGAGCAGCAACGGGTTTGGGATGGGCGATATTTCATTCGGGCCTGCGCTGCAGTTTCCACCGGTGATGCGCAACGGCCGCGTGTTGTTCTTTCAGCGGTTCGCCATCGACGCCTTTGCGCCAGTTGGCAAGTTCGATCGCGATACCGCGATCAACCAGAGCACTGGGTTCTGGTCGGTCGCGCCGCACTGGGCATTCACTGTGCAACCCAGCGACAACTGGGAGGTCAGCGGGCGCCTGAATTACCTGTACAACTTCCGGACCAGTCGCGCTGGCGGCGTGCCGCCCATTCCGGGCTTCCGTTTCCGCAACGGGCAGGCCGGCGACGTGCTCTGGCTCAACTTCGCCTCGTCATTGAAGATCAACGAGCAGTGGCGGGTGGGTCTGAACGGCTACTACCTGCAGCAACTGAAGGACAACCGCACCAACGACCAGCGCGTGCCGGACAGCAAGCGCAGGCAGCTCTATATCGGGCCGGGCCTGTCATGGCGCATGAACGAAAAGAACCTGTTCAACTTCAATGTCTACCTGCCGGTGGATGTGGAAAATTCGGTCGCCGGCAATAACTTCAACCTGATGTTCGTGCATTCGTTGTAGGGATCCTGCCTGCCACGCGCGGCGCCTGCGATGAGTGGCCGTGTGTGGTGGGCAGGTTACCGCTGCTGCTGCCCGCCGCAGCGTGCGGGGCAGGCAGCTGTTCACCAGTTCGCACGTGGCGCTTGTGCAGTGCCGCAGGGGTGACTGGAGGCTGGCGCCAAGGCTGTCCCGATTAAGAGCGGCTAACAAACCTACTACGCAGCCGTCAGGCGGGCGCGGTCGGTGCTCGGAATCGGCATGTACCACTCGTACACTCCGGTTCCTGCGCGCCGTCCACACCCACCTGACGACTGCTCGCTACGTTCTGTTAGCCGCCCTAAATCCCCATGCTGTGTCGCTGGGTGTGGGCGTGTTCGCGGAACAGCAGCTCTGCGCGCGCGCCATCGCGTTGTTCGATCGCCGAGACGATCGCCCCATGTTGCCGGTGCCCGTAATACAGATCGTTGTAGGCCACGGTGGCCGAGCGCTGGCCGAAGACCACATGGGCCGGGCTGACGAACGGCACCACCGTGCAGCGATTCACGGTCTCGGTGAGGATCGGCTTGTTGGCCGCAATCACGATGGTCCGATGGAAACGGGCGTTCATCGCTGCATAGGTCTGTTCGTCGCTGGCGTCGAGGCTGCGCTTGGCGAACAGCCGGTCGCCTTCGCCAAGACAGGCATGCAGGGTGGCGAGCACCTCGGTCGATGCCCCCTGTTCGGCCACCGTGCGCGCTGCCAGGCCTTCCATCAGGGCGCGTACGGCCAGGGCGTCCAGGCTCTCCTGCTGGCTGAAGCGGCGTACCGCGTAGCCACGGTTGCCCGTCTGCGCCAGCAGTCCTTCCTGGCACAGCGCGGGCAGCGCCTGGCGGATGGGCGTGCGCGAAATGGCCAGACGTTCGGCCAGCGCCGCCTCGGTGATGCGTTCGCCCGGGGCGAATGTGCCGCACAGGATCAATTCGCGTAATTGCTGAACTGCTTGCAATCGGTGGTTGTTCGCCATTGGCTCCATTCTCTCGCGCCGTACCGCAGCGCATGTTTCTTCCAGAGGGAAAACTCGCAATCACCTGCATAAAAACCTTGCGGATGAGCGCGCTTGGTGGCAATTTGGATCCCAAGGATACCGTTTTAGCGGTCGGTAGTTGGTGATCGTCCCTCGTTGGGATCCATTGCAGTGGATCCCGGCTCAATCAAAGACGTGCGCTGGGCCTGCTGGCCGAGGTACGTCGCAGGAGCGCAGCATGGCAAGCATCATCGGCGGCATCGGGACTTCGCACGTTCCCACCATCGGGGTGGCCTATGACAAGGGCAAGCAGCAGGATCCGATATGGAAACCGCTGTTCGACGGCTACACGCCGGTCGCTGCCTGGCTCGCGGAACAGCGGGCCGACGTGCTGGTCTTTTTCTATAACGACCACTGCACCACGTTCTTCTTCGATCTGTATCCGACCTTCGCCCTGGGCGTGGGTGAGCGCTTCCCGGTGGCCGACGAGGGCGCCGGGTTGCGCAACCTGCCGCCGATCCGCGGCGATGTCCAGCTGCAGGCGCATATCGCCGAATGCCTGGTCAACGACGAATTCGACCTGACCGTGTTCCAGGACAAGCCGATCGACCATGGCTGCGCCGCACCGCTGCCGTTGCTGTGGCCACATGTGCCGGACTGGCCGGGCACGGTGGTCCCGATCGCCATCAATGTCCTGCAATATCCGCTGCCGACCGCGCGCCGCTGTTACCGGCTGGGCCAGGCCGTGCGCCGGGCGATCGAATCGTATCCGCAGGATCTCAGGGTGGTGGTGGTCGGTACCGGCGGTCTGTCGCATCAGATCCATGGCGAGCGCACCGGTTTCAACAATACCGAGTGGGACATGGAATTCCTGGATCGCTTCCAGCATGCCCCGGAAACGCTGACCGATCTTACCCATACCGACTATGTGCGCCTGGGTGGGGCCGAAAGCGTGGAGCAGATCATGTGGCTGGCCATGCGCGGCGCGCTGGAGGGGCCGATCCGCAAACTGCACCAGAACTACTACCTGATGACGACCACCGCGATGACCGTGGTGCTGTACGAGCCTGGCATCGAGTCCGCCGATGCGCCGCGCTCGGCCGAGCTGCTGGCACGCACCACCAACGCGGCATGAGGAGAGGCAGATGAATCCGCAAGTACACGGGATGGAGAAGATCGACGGCACCTACGTGTTCGATCTGCGCACCAGCAACCGCGCGCTGCGCCTCAATCGCTTTTTCTGGCACATGATCCGGGCGCCATGGCGCGACCGCTTCCTGCAGGACGCGGAAACCTTGATGCAGGAAGCCGAACTCACCGAGCACGAAAAGGAATTGATCCGGGCGCGCGACTGGCTCGGCTTGGTGCAGTATGGCGCCAATTTCTTTGTGATCGAAAAGTTTGCCCGCGTGGTGCGTATGACCAATCTCCAGGTCTACGCCATCATGCGCGGCGAATCCTTCGAAGCATTCATGCAGACGCGGCGGGTTCCCGAGGCGCGCTGAGCTGCGCGCCCTGGCTGTGTCGGTCCGGGCGCGGTATTCCGATTTCCCAACGTAAGGCCCACCCCCATGACCATGTCCTCCGTGTTCTTCGAGCACCGCATCAAGGTCCGGCATCTACGTGTCATCGAGGCGCTGGACCGGCAAAAAAGCCTGCTCCGCGCCTCACGCGTCTTGAATGTCACCCAGCCTGCGCTCACGCGCGCCCTGCAGGAGATCGAGGAGATCGTCGGCGCGCCCCTGTTCGAACGTCATTCGCGTGGCGTGCGGCCCAATGCAATGGGTGAAGTGCTGGTGCAGACTGCGCACGTGGTGCTGGGCCAACTGCGCCGTGCGCAGGACACCTTCGAAGGCCTGCTGCAGGACGATGCGCTCACGATCACCGTGGGCGCGCTGCCGGTGGCAGCAAGCGGCTTGCTGCCTGCAGTGCTGGCCGCGCTCTACCGCGCCGAACCCACGCTGCGCGTGCGCCTGCTGCATGGACGCACCGATGAGCTGCTGCCCAAGCTGGCCGGTAATGAAGTCGACCTGGTGGTGGGGCGGCTCTATCCGCTGGCCCGCTACGACGCGTTGACCCGCAAGGTGTTGTACCAGGATCCGATTGCGCTGGTGGCGCGTAGCGACCACCCGCTGTTTGCCAATGGCCCGGTGCGCATTGCCGAGGCGGCGGCATACCGGCAGGTGCTGCCGACATTGAGCCAGCACGTGGAGCGTGACGTGGCACAGGTCATGCGCGAACACGGGCTGGCCACGCGCGACCAGCTGCGTTCCAGCTCGGCCAGTTTTACCCGTGAGATCCTGCTGGGCACCGATAGCATCGCAGTGATGCCGAGCATGATGGTGGCCGGCGACATCGCACGTGGCGAGTTGCGTGCGTTCCAGCTGCAGCAACCCTCGCAGGCGCGTGCCGGTGGGGTGATCTACCGCGACAGCAGCGCCATCCACAAGCCGGGCGTGCGCCTGCTGATGCGCGAGCTGGAGCATCAACTGGC
The window above is part of the Xanthomonas campestris pv. badrii genome. Proteins encoded here:
- a CDS encoding UbiH/UbiF family hydroxylase gives rise to the protein MSRRPARDAVIVGGGVVGAACALALADAGLQVALVEGREPARWQAEQPDLRVYAFAADNAALLDGLGVWSAVRAARAQPYRRMRVWDAGGGGELGFDADTLGREQLGWIVEHALLVDRLWAAVHMAGIDVHCPARVVELEQDAGSVRLRLDDGSRLEAAIAIAADGASSTLRELTGFAVSRHAYAQRGVVAFVETGQPHQSTAWQRFLTTGPLAFLPFVDGRSSIVWTLPDAEAERVLALDDLAFSRELTQAFGKRLGEVRVVSARAAFPLQRQLVERYVSGRVLTLGDAAHVVHPLAGQGVNLGLRDVNALRDAVRAALAKRADWAAPHRLQRWARTRRSENTVAAYGFDAINSVFSNDDMHLTLLRGSVLGLAGRLPPLVELLWKRASGSA
- a CDS encoding GntR family transcriptional regulator — translated: MEPMANNHRLQAVQQLRELILCGTFAPGERITEAALAERLAISRTPIRQALPALCQEGLLAQTGNRGYAVRRFSQQESLDALAVRALMEGLAARTVAEQGASTEVLATLHACLGEGDRLFAKRSLDASDEQTYAAMNARFHRTIVIAANKPILTETVNRCTVVPFVSPAHVVFGQRSATVAYNDLYYGHRQHGAIVSAIEQRDGARAELLFREHAHTQRHSMGI
- a CDS encoding gallate dioxygenase, yielding MASIIGGIGTSHVPTIGVAYDKGKQQDPIWKPLFDGYTPVAAWLAEQRADVLVFFYNDHCTTFFFDLYPTFALGVGERFPVADEGAGLRNLPPIRGDVQLQAHIAECLVNDEFDLTVFQDKPIDHGCAAPLPLLWPHVPDWPGTVVPIAINVLQYPLPTARRCYRLGQAVRRAIESYPQDLRVVVVGTGGLSHQIHGERTGFNNTEWDMEFLDRFQHAPETLTDLTHTDYVRLGGAESVEQIMWLAMRGALEGPIRKLHQNYYLMTTTAMTVVLYEPGIESADAPRSAELLARTTNAA
- a CDS encoding LysR substrate-binding domain-containing protein, with the translated sequence MTMSSVFFEHRIKVRHLRVIEALDRQKSLLRASRVLNVTQPALTRALQEIEEIVGAPLFERHSRGVRPNAMGEVLVQTAHVVLGQLRRAQDTFEGLLQDDALTITVGALPVAASGLLPAVLAALYRAEPTLRVRLLHGRTDELLPKLAGNEVDLVVGRLYPLARYDALTRKVLYQDPIALVARSDHPLFANGPVRIAEAAAYRQVLPTLSQHVERDVAQVMREHGLATRDQLRSSSASFTREILLGTDSIAVMPSMMVAGDIARGELRAFQLQQPSQARAGGVIYRDSSAIHKPGVRLLMRELEHQLALMAEQGAVWVDNQVGEDDILLDASA
- a CDS encoding SphA family protein gives rise to the protein MECVRLSAHCRSVLLRAVSRRQRSWIVCATLAAMLPGTAMAQAVPETVAPPQGINVGGTSFMDGFGSLTPGWTVVAYPRHYNFNAIKDASGNDSPAFRDPNVDVSVLLTQLIYVTPYTWKSASLSFNAIVPLVNYDTSFAADSPVRLSSNGFGMGDISFGPALQFPPVMRNGRVLFFQRFAIDAFAPVGKFDRDTAINQSTGFWSVAPHWAFTVQPSDNWEVSGRLNYLYNFRTSRAGGVPPIPGFRFRNGQAGDVLWLNFASSLKINEQWRVGLNGYYLQQLKDNRTNDQRVPDSKRRQLYIGPGLSWRMNEKNLFNFNVYLPVDVENSVAGNNFNLMFVHSL
- a CDS encoding nuclear transport factor 2 family protein: MHDDTSIIIACEQLIRRFALYNDRHDHDGLAALFTVDGVFARPSAPDAPVHGREAILQAFRARPPRTTCHLMLNTLVTIQSPTLAHAHSNVLLYTAGETSAAPPWAAQSPALLGSFDDVLVFDEERWLFKQRLGSLLLQIGT
- the ubiH gene encoding 2-octaprenyl-6-methoxyphenyl hydroxylase; the protein is MTHPHDVLIVGGGLVGSSLAIALDRLGLDVGLVEATPAGTPPAVFDQRNLSFAAATVNALGVLGVMAKLRGPPGPIRRIHVSRAGDFGRVRLDAADYGRDSFGQVVVARDFGDALQARLDETTGVRRYRPARCIGVEPVQDGMRAVRLATADGEQRVLARLVVGADGSHSAVRELLHIGSDAQDFLQTLFVARVRASRPPDGTAWERFGEHGPTALLPRGDRHYGAIHCVARAEAEAVAALDDAGWLARLQRAAGWRAGRFVATGERSAYPLVQVLANDLIAERVVLLGNAAQTLHPIGAQGFNLGLRDALTLAELIERDRSDAGASALLTAYLARRRVDREQTIAFSSGLARLTGNPAPLLRPLRSLGLLATSQAAPLQSMLVGGAMGFRGEVPQLCRGIA
- a CDS encoding alpha/beta fold hydrolase; translation: MTSLTHPPKPTVLLLCGLLCDATIWQPQHEGLGDLADVQVLDFAGFDNIAQMAAHALALAPPRFALAGHSMGGRVALDIMRQAPERVTQLALLDTGTAPRREGEREERQALVDLAQTQGMQALALTWLPPMLHPARIADTSLMERLVAMVRRQSAQSFAGQVTALLERPDAVPVLAQIRCPTLLGVGRQDAWSPLARHQDMARQIPGARLVVFEDSGHMAPVEAPVAVTAALRDWLQAA
- a CDS encoding protocatechuate 3,4-dioxygenase (extradiol catechol dioxygenase that catalyzes the oxidative cleavage of substituted catechols; part of the bacterial aromatic compound degradation pathway), yielding MNPQVHGMEKIDGTYVFDLRTSNRALRLNRFFWHMIRAPWRDRFLQDAETLMQEAELTEHEKELIRARDWLGLVQYGANFFVIEKFARVVRMTNLQVYAIMRGESFEAFMQTRRVPEAR